A portion of the Fulvia fulva chromosome 1, complete sequence genome contains these proteins:
- a CDS encoding Mitochondrial glycine transporter — protein MSDGGQKPKTSLGFHLAAGLGSGVASAFLLQPADLLKTRLQQTHAPSLRHALRQVLDGPSPMRQLWRGTTPSVIRTGFGSALYFGMLNQMRQYVSRMRMPAVPAIPLTAPSPSPSPSPSPSPSPSPSPSPSPSPSPSPSPSPSPSPSNTSSALPKLGNVANLTTGAFARVAAGFLMNPVTVLKVRYESTHYSYTSLAGAARDVVAKEGVRGFFAGFGATAVRDAPYAGLYVLIYEEAKTRLGALSTVVAAPEGGLAPRSMSRSATINFLSGIVAAVTATAMTNPFDAIKTRLQIAPGRYKNMLQAAKMMLQEEGVRSMFSGLSLRIGRKALSSALTWTVYEEIIRRAEQAIV, from the exons ATGTCTGATGGAGGTCAGAAACCGAAGACGAGTTTAG GCTTTCACCTTGCTGCTGGACTCGGCTCTGGAGTCGCCAGCGCCTTCTTGCTACAGCCGGCCGACCTGTTGAAAACACGCCTGCAGCAAACCCACGCGCCCTCCCTGCGACACGCTCTCCGCCAGGTCCTCGACGGCCCCAGCCCCATGCGCCAGCTGTGGCGTGGCACAACCCCGTCAGTCATCCGCACGGGATTTGGCTCGGCGCTGTACTTTGGCATGCTCAATCAGATGAGACAGTACGTCTCGCGCATGCGCATGCCCGCCGTTCCTGCAATTCCGCTCACCGCGCCGTCACCGTCACCCTCGCCGTCACCGTCACCCTCACCCTCACCCTCACCCTCACCGTCACCCTCACCCTCACCCTCACCCTCACCCTCACCCTCACCCTCACCCTCACCCTCGAATACTTCGTCGGCTTTGCCGAAACTCGGCAATGTCGCCAATTTAACGACGGGTGCGTTTGCGCGAGTCGCCGCTGGCTTTCTCATGAACCCGGTCACGGTGCTGAAGGTGCGCTACGAGTCTACCCACTACTCGTACACCTCTCTAGCCGGAGCTGCACGAGACGTGGTTGCTAAAGAGGGCGTCCGTGGTTTCTTTGCTGGCTTTGGCGCCACAGCTGTGAGGGATGCGCCGTATGCTGGACTGTACGTTCTCATCTACGAAGAGGCCAAGACGCGCTTGGGCGCTCTGTCCACAGTCGTGGCAGCACCAGAGGGAGGGCTTGCACCTCGTTCAATGTCACGCTCGGCCACGATCAACTTCCTGTCTGGCATCGTTGCGGCAGTCACTGCCACGGCCATGACAAACCCTTTCGACGCCATCAAGACACGCCTTCAGATCGCGCCGGGAAGGTACAAGAATATGCTCCAGGCGGCGAAGATGATGCTTCAAGAGGAAGGCGTCCGGAGCATGTTTAGTGGACTAAGTCTTCGCATTGGCCGCAAAGCCCTTAGCAGCGCCTTGACCTGGACGGTGTACGAGGAGATCATTCGGCGAGCTGAGCAAGCCATTGTCTGA
- a CDS encoding Oxidoreductase phnG has product MTQTRNIVILGTSFGGLGAAHYLAKHVLPQLAKSQDTKYVLHLIDPSTRFWWHIAAPRQIVSLEQLTIESSFVPIMDGFKQYGSLLDSIKFHHGSATSMNKDSRTVTISLHEGGSESLDYYALVISTGIRSPTPLTTFHGDYTISEKAIKDMNAKLSTAKDVVISGGGPVGVEMAGEIAMHLKGKAKVTLYSGSDKILPVFKQSRAAKAQMLLEKAGVTVIHNVKITGSGQAGDGRTEISLSNGKAVHADVYIPCHGVTPNADFVPAELKGGNGYVQTDPSTLRVDAAGPRVYAAGDVAGVDKGGVLNMYNSLPVLNANIAHDLLAEAKLGSVAEKKYTFKPSETQLVPVGPKTGVAAFNGWGMPGFLVGLIKGKDYMLSQMENFTEGKKFLKP; this is encoded by the exons ATGACACAGACTCGCAACATTGTTATCCTCGGCACGTCGTTTGGCGGACTCGGTGCAGCGCATTATCTAGCAAAACATGTATTGCCGCAACTCGCCAAAAGTCAAGACACCAAATACGTACTACATCTGATCGATCCTTCAACCCGATTCTGGTGGCACATCGCCGCGCCGAGGCAAATAGTATCGCTGGAGCAGCTCACCATTGAGTCGAGTTTCGTACCAATCATGGACGGCTTCAAGCAGTACGGAAGTCTCCTGGATTCTATCAAGTTTCACCACGGCTCAGCGACATCAATGAACAAGGACTCTCGGACTGTCACAATATCGCTCCATGAAGGTGGCTCCGAGAGCTTGGACTACTATGCATTGGTCATATCGACTGGCATCCGCTCGCCTACGCCCTTGACGACGTTTCATGGAGACTACACCATCTCAGAGAAGGCCATCAAAGATATGAACGCGAAGCTAAGCACAGCAAAAGATGTGGTCATCAGCGGAGGGGGCCCTGTCGGCGTTGAGATGGCCGGTGAGATCGCGATGCACCTCAAGGGAAAGGCAAAGGTGACGCTATATTCGGGATCGGACAAGATCCTGCCTGTCTTCAAGCAAAGCCGCGCCGCCAAGGCACAGATGCTTCTAGAGAAGGCAGGTGTGACTGTCATCCACAACGTCAAGATCACTGGCAGTGGGCAGGCCGGCGATGGCAGGACTGAAATCTCCCTCAGTAATGGAAAGGCCGTCCATGCGGATGTGTACATCCCTTGCCACGGTGTCACTCCCAACGCCGACTTCGTGCCAGCAGAGCTGAAGGGCGGAAATGGCTATGTCCAGACCGATCCATCAACACTGCGGGTAGACGCAGCTGGGCCACGTGTGTACGCGGCCGGCGACGTTGCTGGTGTCGACAAGGGCGGTGTCTTGAATAT GTACAACTCTTTACCGGTACTCAACGCAAACATTGCACACGATTTGCTGGCAGAGGCAAAGCTGGGTAGTGTCGCGGAAAAGAAGTACACGTTCAAACCGTCTGAGACGCAGTTGGTGCCAGTCGGCCCAAAGACTG GAGTTGCTGCCTTCAACGGCTGGGGAATGCCAGGGTTTTTGGTTGGACTGATCAAGGGCAAAGACTACATGCTCTCGCAGATGGAGAACTTTACCGAGGGAAAGAAGTTTTTGAAACCCTGA
- a CDS encoding Alkali-sensitive linkage protein 1 has protein sequence MGFRDFVKDKVGEVTKNAQGSSLSNVPSKRGLCWPVENKDPVFNFTKPGSKITWIYNWSPNTTAGCTSLDFVPMQWNNVGIDDLPTKIKDVNAHSVLYFNEPELPDQSNMSVELAANEWLRCIEPLRKQGIRCGSPGLSNAGHAVGYMQDFLCRIRAGGSDVDFLCLHWYGIALGGFYDYIWSTKHQIDASKPVWITEFACTNWNQDAPLPREHVEHFARESVKYLDTLDWVERYAWFGPMRDTGTVGKWARMLDDEGKLTPLGKAYRDE, from the coding sequence ATGGGGTTCAGAGACTTTGTAAAAGACAAAGTCGGCGAAGTCACCAAAAATGCTCAAGGCAGCAGTCTCTCCAATGTTCCTTCCAAACGCGGCCTATGCTGGCCCGTAGAAAACAAAGACCCGGTGTTCAATTTCACCAAACCCGGCTCCAAAATAACATGGATCTATAACTGGTCTCCCAACACAACCGCAGGCTGCACTTCTCTCGACTTTGTCCCCATGCAATGGAACAACGTCGGCATTGACGATCTACCGACCAAGATCAAAGATGTCAATGCCCATTCGGTGCTATACTTCAATGAGCCAGAACTACCGGATCAGTCGAACATGTCCGTTGAACTGGCAGCGAATGAATGGTTGAGATGTATTGAGCCGCTACGAAAGCAGGGCATAAGATGTGGAAGTCCGGGACTCAGTAATGCGGGACACGCTGTTGGCTACATGCAAGACTTCCTTTGCAGGATTCGAGCTGGGGGGAGTGATGTGGACTTTCTATGTTTGCACTGGTACGGTATTGCTCTTGGCGGCTTTTATGACTACATCTGGTCGACGAAGCATCAAATTGATGCGTCGAAGCCGGTGTGGATTACTGAGTTTGCGTGCACGAATTGGAATCAGGATGCCCCGTTGCCGAGGGAGCATGTAGAGCACTTTGCGAGGGAGTCGGTAAAGTATCTTGACACTCTGGATTGGGTGGAGAGGTATGCGTGGTTTGGACCGATGCGGGATACGGGCACAGTTGGAAAGTGGGCGAGGATGCTAGATGATGAGGGGAAATTGACGCCTTTGGGGAAGGCATATAGGGATGAGTAG
- a CDS encoding Copper resistance protein CRF1 translates to MVLKSDGTKWACQSCLKGHRVSGCNHTDRELTLVPKKGRPVTQCQHCRLERKKRSAHVSCDCGQAEKVHHSKEKCIHLREAEERAKAGYHDEHTKKIDDDPYHLAAVAEEQGCCCHHGGKCACSIVKKESQLKDGTPPHGPAVHKPRLETQKSEGSLTHFANGHHKPVHKRNHAAHECGMPYKMPMPRAHADNSVATQARRSVDSLALDSNIPWRQTPVPFQPTPLFNTERRLSKSEQPSPTLTASGCCGDMAGAKLSPFNFSDLGLVQTNQSVDSAASDATGFPLDPMSSITDASFDPWSAFPSADSTMPNNNPFGAWPTTFDHSNVAQPALTAASSGTQSEVDELPNMDDLYGFPMPSIQEDAAAFNPDGTLPDSTNNNRRSLPPSFFGNPNFAAPMPPDWQTTAEFDVAMKPTANESGMGFPDFWDTPTISPMTGITQGNTSMPFNPGRPQSQSVGPGNAPNDDLIKQLFPEIDVNGDSFGQASNPSAVDTKRLGDLPVATSPATAIGPMDDSSGLTSPPWSDGSMSIPNDDFASPYSLHGDFTNTDFVGDWPLQ, encoded by the exons ATGGTTCTTAAGAGCGATGGCACCAAATGGGCATGCCAGTCATGCTTGAAGGGCCACCGCGTGAGTGGCTGCAACCACACGG ACCGCGAGCTGACGCTTGTGCCCAAGAAGGGCCGCCCGGTCACCCAATGCCAGCACTGCCGACTCGAGCGCAAGAAGCGGTCGGCACACGTCAGTTGCGACTGCGGCCAGGCCGAGAAGGTGCACCATTCCAAGGAGAAGTGCATCCACCTGCGCGAAGCTGAGGAGCGCGCCAAAGCCGGCTACCACGACGAGCACACCAAGAAGATCGACGACGACCCCTACCACCTGGCTGCCGTCGCCGAAGAGCAAGGCTGCTGCTGTCACCACGGCGGCAAGTGCGCCTGCTCCATTGTCAAGAAAGAGTCGCAGCTCAAGGATGGCACGCCGCCCCATGGCCCTGCCGTGCACAAGCCCCGCCTCGAGACACAGAAGTCAGAGGGCTCCCTCACCCACTTCGCGAACGGACACCACAAACCTGTGCACAAGAGAAACCATGCCGCGCACGAGTGTGGAATGCCGTACAAGATGCCCATGCCAAGAGCCCATGCCGACAACTCTGTTGCAACGCAAGCTCGCCGCTCTGTCGACAGCCTCGCCTTGGACAGCAACATCCCGTGGAGACAGACGCCGGTCCCATTCCAGCCCACGCCTTTGTTCAACACAGAGAGGCGTCTGTCCAAGTCAGAGCAGCCTTCGCCAACCTTGACTGCCAGTGGATGCTGCGGTGACATGGCCGGTGCCAAGCTTTCACCCTTCAACTTTAGCGATCTTGGACTTGTCCAGACGAACCAGAGTGTGGACTCGGCCGCCAGCGATGCCACAGGATTTCCACTGGATCCCATGTCGAGCATCACCGACGCCTCGTTTGACCCGTGGTCGGCGTTCCCCTCGGCCGACTCCACCATGCCAAACAACAACCCCTTTGGTGCGTGGCCTACCACCTTTGATCACAGTAATGTCGCGCAACCTGCGCTGACTGCTGCATCTTCAGGCACGCAGTCCGAGGTCGATGAACTGCCAAACATGGACGATCTTTACGGCTTCCCGATGCCCAGCATTCAAGAAGATGCGGCTGCGTTCAATCCGGACGGCACACTCCCTGACTCTACGAACAATAATCGTCGCAGCCTACCACCAAGCTTCTTCGGCAACCCCAACTTCGCCGCTCCCATGCCACCGGACTGGCAGACTACGGCCGAGTTTGATGTCGCAATGAAGCCTACCGCAAACGAGTCAGGCATGGGTTTCCCGGACTTCTGGGATACACCGACAATCTCTCCCATGACCGGCATCACGCAAGGTAACACCTCCATGCCCTTCAACCCTGGCCGCCCCCAGTCACAGTCTGTTGGACCAGGCAACGCTCCGAATGATGATCTCATCAAGCAGCTCTTCCCTGAGATCGACGTCAACGGTGACTCGTTTGGTCAGGCTAGCAACCCGTCGGCCGTTGATACAAAACGACTAGGTGATTTGCCAGTTGCCACCTCGCCAGCTACAGCCATCGGCCCAATGGACGACTCAAGCGGGCTCACCAGTCCGCCATGGAGTGACGGCTCAATGAGCATTCCTAACGATGACTTCGCAAGCCCTTACAGTCTACACGGGGACTTCACGAATACTGATTTCGTGGGCGACTGGCCCCTGCAATAA
- a CDS encoding Helicase-like transcription factor — protein sequence MPGGKGSKQPERKLRTHGLYSMEWRRIILDEGHQVRNPKTKGSMAVCSLFSRSRWVLTGTPIVNSLADLYSLLRFIGVSGGLDQLELFNCVLVRPIKNGDESATALLKAIMKAFSLRRRKDMKFIDLKLPKLEEFVHRIDFTDKERERFEALFAQAKGMMKTYTEKRNNGAKGSSSAYQHLLEILLRLRQCCNHWQLCGERVTNLLAQLETQKTVALTPENKKALQDVLQVQVESQEDCAICLETLHNPVITTCGHAFGQECISKVIETQHKCPMCRAELPDDTVLVGPANDCSDESADDDMDLTQSSSKLEALVRILEATKGDGNKTVIFSQWTRFLDIVQSRLDNEGYKYCRLDGTMSASKRDGALQALEQDKGTTVMLASLGVCAVGLNLTAANNVILSDTWWAPAIEDQAVDRVHRLGQKRETRVFRLVMDGSIEEDTLMVQADKRKLMMVAFSEKSNKRDGARSGRLAEIQRILSREVNDNAPKTTT from the exons atgcCCGGTGGCAAAGGCTCAAAACAACCTGAGCGCAAGTTACGCACGCACGGACTTTACAGCATGGAGTGGAGGCGCATCATTCTGGACGAAGGCCATCAAGTCAGAAACCCTAAGACCAAAGGGTCCATGGCTGTCTGCAGTCTCTTCTCCCGATCGAGGTGGGTGCTGACTGGAACACCAATCGTCAACTCGCTTGCAGACCTTTACTCATTGCTGAGGTTCATTGGTGTCAGTGGAGGTCTGGACCAGCTCGAGTTGTTCAATTGTGTATTGGTACGTCCGATCAAGAATGGCGATGAGAGCGCTACAGCGTTGCTCAAGGCCATCATGAAGGCATTCTCGCTGAGGAGGCGGAAAGACATGAAGTTTATCGACCTGAAGCTACCGAAGCTGGAGGAGTTCGTCCACCGTATCGACTTCACCGATAAAGAGAGAGAGCGCTTCGAAGCCCTTTTTGCGCAGGCCAAAGGTATGATGAAGACGTACACCGAAAAGAGAAATAATGGAGCCAAAGGTTCGTCGAGCGCATATCAGCATCTGCTAGAGATTCTGCTTCGGCTGCGGCAGTGTTGCAACCACTGGCAGCTGTGTGGCGAACGGGTCACAAATCTGCTCGCACAGCTGGAAACGCAAAAGACTGTGGCCTTGACGCCTGAGAACAAGAAAGCTTTGCAGGATGTTCTTCAAGTCCAGGTCGAGTCGCAGGAAGACTGCGCCATTTGCCTGGAGACACTACACAACCCCGTCATCACCACTTGCGGTCATGCATTCGGACAGGAATGCATCTCGAAGGTCATTGAGACACAACACAAGTGCCCCATGTGTCGTGCCGAGCTACCAGATGACACTGTGCTTGTGGGTCCAGCCAACGATTGCAGCGACGAATCTGCTGATGACGACATGGACCTGACCCAATCGTCTTCGAAGCTGGAGGCCTTGGTTAGAATACTGGAAGCCACCAAGGGTGACGGCAACAAAACCGTGATCTTTTCCCAGTGGACGCGTTTCCTAGACATTGTGCAGTCGAGACTCGACAACGAAGGCTACAAGTACTGCAGACTTGATGGTACAATGTCTGCTTCCAAGCGTGATGGAGCACTACAGGCTTTAGAGCAAGACAAAGGCACCACAGTCATGCTCGCATCCTTGGGCGTCTGCGCTGTCGGGCTCAATCTGACGGCTGCGAACAATGTCATCCTTTCCGACACATGGTGGGCTCCAGCGATCGAGGACCAAGCTGTAGATCGCGTACACAGACTAGGACAGAAACGAGAGACTCGAGTGTTCAGGCTCGTAATGGATGGCAGCATCGAAGAAGATACGCTTATGGTTCAAGCAGACAAGCGCAAGCTG ATGATGGTGGCCTTTTCCGAGAAGAGCAACAAGCGCGATGGCGCTCGAAGCGGACGGCTTGCTGAGATTCAGAGGATACTGTCCCGCGAGGTCAACGACAACGCGCCGAAAACCACAACATGA
- a CDS encoding Putative matrix-associated actin-dependent regulator of chromatin, whose amino-acid sequence MSQSTSDGKRKRVEIDLTNSGEEPDGDLDAPATKRTPAVKNAHRNAANRSTLPTPPASSARSNGYESVYAAPGSSDPQASQHFTQTDRDAWLADEDFNSIVASSQNEAEFNDQLYLYGQLPTKVVGVRYYRGYANPGEQILVRREPGNEYDSNAIRIDNASRQQIGHIPRTMAVKLVKYIDNGWLAVEGKLNGEIGQFDCPLSVYLYGVNPDSDEGRQLRDRMVADKLPIRALQEAEARRKQQEKEKLAAARRAAAASKNSKFTNQAIPGGSSQVDMSDIMEASQRINPRDIANSAEQLGTSEEDLSAMPMAEKPDSIQTEMLPYQRQALQWLLDQECPKSPGASPRDAVQLWTFSNGKYTNLATNHSTQNQPILASGGILADDMGLGKTLEMISLIAADVEKFGRGTTLVVAPLSMMSNWSGQIATHVKTKDETSVYTYHGAGRTKMKSQDFAQYDVVLTTYHTLASDYMPGGSDRYNKLFYRSETRTTHHSKAPIKAIT is encoded by the coding sequence ATGTCGCAAAGTACCTCGGACGGGAAGCGCAAACGCGTCGAGATCGATCTCACCAACAGCGGTGAGGAACCGGACGGTGATCTAGACGCACCGGCCACCAAAAGAACTCCGGCTGTAAAGAATGCTCACAGGAATGCAGCAAACCGCAGCACGTTACCGACACCCCCGGCGAGTAGTGCTCGCAGCAATGGCTACGAGAGCGTGTATGCTGCACCGGGAAGCTCGGACCCTCAGGCGTCACAACATTTCACCCAGACTGATCGTGACGCTTGGTTAGCTGATGAGGACTTCAACTCGATTGTAGCTTCTTCCCAGAACGAAGCCGAGTTCAATGATCAACTCTATCTATATGGCCAGCTACCTACGAAGGTTGTGGGTGTGCGATATTACAGAGGCTACGCAAATCCAGGAGAGCAAATTCTCGTAAGACGTGAACCTGGTAACGAGTATGATTCCAATGCCATCCGGATCGACAATGCATCTCGCCAGCAGATTGGCCACATCCCGCGTACTATGGCGGTGAAGCTGGTAAAGTACATTGACAACGGTTGGTTGGCCGTCGAAGGCAAGCTCAACGGAGAGATTGGTCAATTCGACTGTCCGCTTTCGGTGTATCTTTACGGAGTCAATCCGGACAGCGATGAAGGCCGACAGCTGCGAGATCGTATGGTCGCGGACAAGTTACCTATCAGAGCTTTGCAAGAAGCTGAAGCTCGCCGCAAGCAGCAGGAGAAGGAGAAATTGGCAGCTGCCAGACGCGCTGCAGCCGCTTCCAAGAACTCAAAGTTCACGAATCAAGCGATTCCTGGTGGCAGCAGCCAGGTCGACATGTCCGATATCATGGAAGCATCGCAGCGAATCAATCCTCGAGACATTGCCAATTCTGCCGAGCAGCTGGGGACTTCTGAGGAAGATCTCAGCGCCATGCCAATGGCCGAGAAGCCCGATAGTATTCAGACAGAGATGCTCCCATATCAACGCCAGGCATTACAATGGCTCCTGGATCAGGAGTGTCCAAAATCGCCTGGAGCTTCACCGAGAGACGCGGTTCAGCTCTGGACCTTCTCTAATGGCAAGTACACCAACCTCGCTACCAATCACTCAACTCAGAATCAACCGATTCTGGCGTCGGGTGGTATCCTCGCCGACGACATGGGCTTAGGCAAGACATTGGAAATGATCTCCCTAATCGCAGCAGATGTCGAGAAGTTTGGCCGTGGCACCACGCTTGTCGTGGCTCCTCTCTCCATGATGTCCAATTGGAGTGGACAGATCGCTACCCATGTGAAAACGAAAGATGAAACGAGTGTGTACACATATCATGGCGCAGGACGCACGAAGATGAAGTCACAAGACTTTGCGCAGTACGATGTCGTATTGACAACATATCACACCTTGGCAAGCGACTATATGCCCGGTGGAAGTGACAGGTACAACAAGCTTTTCTATCGATCGGAGACACGCACGACACACCATTCGAAAGCGCCTATTAAGGCTATCACCTAA
- a CDS encoding Ubiquitin carboxyl-terminal hydrolase 4 produces the protein MSAAGPLPPPYPSSSQPNGRSTNTNGSGERVFAHIQDLQAEALTDFSPQQSVGTLLNRAETALAQAKTYIDFRRPDLAFVNYLRAYEIAVDVLPRHKDKTHFIHDQHGEEKLRLLQRRINSMDEQFESIKKIIVNNNSRSGVQPKSQLRQTQSSGHVRAESTSAMALSGAHKVKPSVSPKPEKLHARAVSQAPTGTDGSLSSPTADALNDRFAKLRGIGQADAAKRPDSRGSTSSVHNLAMPTASEYGGGFDVFGGPLSSKPLGPRGMPDAGPGRPSKLPLDTELAAAMPKAPSPTYSPARNMQVTGNIAPPRHSARSLAGSSSRKSSLAPTPTAMTPNGTGGDYFSNMQTTGFVPGQMPRRKSVHMPKETRIGAERLYDYLERFNILLIDFRSREEFDQGHIFTRNILCVDPLTTRQGISASELADKLVLSPEEEQELFHDRDKFDLVVYYDDHTQSESYISRPTSDAETKLQYLHEALYEFNHDKPLQRPPILLIGGISAWVDLMGNQALLMSQTQARVKQGRPLQRRPPPRDGPMRPPKRRLREYNPLDPEEEKKWRDRAKSESVPETPAFTRSSEDEDDDDEDGDALQKYPNIDDFNARFPEAGSLGKQVTNGVAARQVPDRPGKIPVYPAAPSPSVYPPVPSRPAPAAPRMSYTGVSDRVVSHTTPTTRSSSSLIPYIPTKYLSSNLRLPRTGLVNFGSTCYMNATLQALSATTPLSILFLDDQFKSLVQKDNWKGSRGLLPDIYANTVRSLWKGDMNCIKPTTLFNFVGRLNSMFRDPGQQQDAQEFFSMIVDVLHEDFNAMWARTPLRALTDQEEQKRERMPKIHVAKTEWGRYTHRENSFLTSLFYGQQSSRLKCPQCGLTSTQYDAWALLQVEIPDCREANIQDCFRQHFKDELLDEDNRWTCPNCKAPRRAWKKLTMTRAPPFLVVGLKRFKTNPRTGDQRKIHTAVRFPLDGLDMEEFMLPQPSPQEAQAIASTYGAEALKTDVTLTPPYTYDAYAVVRHMGESTRSGHYTAAVRDKVRNCWRYFNDTSAQDFDPRTLSSSKALDNDQAYLVFYQRRSPNEAATPNKF, from the coding sequence ATGAGCGCTGCGGGGCCTTTGCCGCCGCCATACCCTTCATCCTCGCAACCTAATGGCCGTTCGACAAATACAAACGGCAGTGGCGAGCGCGTCTTTGCGCACATACAGGATCTCCAGGCGGAGGCCCTGACGGACTTCTCGCCTCAGCAGTCGGTGGGCACATTGCTGAACCGCGCGGAGACGGCTTTGGCGCAGGCAAAGACGTACATCGATTTCCGTCGCCCAGACCTTGCCTTTGTGAACTACCTCAGAGCCTACGAGATTGCAGTCGATGTTCTGCCGAGGCACAAGGACAAGACACACTTTATTCACGATCAACATGGAGAAGAGAAGTTGCGGCTGTTACAGCGGAGGATCAACTCGATGGACGAGCAGTTTGAGAGCATCAAGAAGATCATTGTGAATAACAACAGCCGATCTGGCGTACAACCAAAGAGCCAACTACGACAGACACAATCGTCCGGTCATGTCCGAGCGGAGTCCACTAGTGCCATGGCACTTTCTGGCGCTCATAAAGTGAAGCCATCGGTTTCCCCCAAGCCAGAAAAGCTTCATGCCAGAGCAGTCTCACAGGCACCCACTGGCACGGATGGCTCGCTCTCATCGCCGACTGCAGACGCCTTGAACGACCGATTTGCCAAGCTGCGAGGCATTGGACAAGCCGATGCTGCCAAAAGGCCAGACTCCAGAGGATCAACCTCCTCGGTCCACAATTTGGCCATGCCAACCGCTAGTGAATATGGCGGTGGGTTCGATGTCTTTGGCGGACCACTCTCGAGCAAACCGCTGGGACCTCGTGGTATGCCGGATGCTGGCCCGGGTCGACCATCCAAGTTGCCACTAGATACGGAACTTGCTGCGGCCATGCCCAAAGCGCCCAGTCCAACATACAGTCCTGCCCGTAATATGCAGGTCACAGGGAACATCGCACCACCTAGGCACAGTGCACGCAGTCTTGCAGGTTCCAGTAGTCGAAAGTCGTCTTTGGCTCCGACACCGACCGCAATGACACCTAACGGCACGGGAGGTGATTACTTTTCGAACATGCAGACCACAGGATTCGTGCCGGGCCAAATGCCGCGAAGGAAGTCTGTGCATATGCCCAAGGAGACTCGCATTGGGGCTGAAAGGCTATACGACTATCTGGAACGATTCAACATCCTATTGATCGACTTTCGGTCTCGAGAGGAGTTTGATCAGGGTCATATCTTCACACGAAACATACTGTGCGTCGATCCATTGACCACGCGCCAAGGCATCAGCGCTTCGGAATTAGCCGATAAATTGGTTCTGTCGCCTGAGGAAGAGCAAGAACTCTTCCATGATAGAGACAAGTTTGATCTGGTTGTGTATTACGATGACCACACGCAGTCAGAAAGCTACATCTCAAGGCCGACTAGCGATGCAGAGACGAAGTTGCAGTATCTCCATGAAGCGCTGTACGAGTTCAACCACGATAAGCCTTTGCAAAGACCACCGATTCTTCTCATTGGCGGCATCAGCGCCTGGGTTGATCTGATGGGTAACCAAGCATTGCTGATGTCACAGACGCAAGCCAGAGTGAAACAAGGCCGTCCGCTCCAACGGCGGCCACCACCGCGAGACGGTCCAATGCGACCACCAAAGCGACGGTTGAGAGAATACAATCCACTAGATCCCGAGGAAGAAAAGAAGTGGCGGGATCGTGCCAAGAGCGAGAGTGTTCCGGAGACGCCAGCTTTCACGCGCTCCAGCGAAGACGAGGACGACGATGATGAGGACGGAGATGCTTTGCAAAAGTACCCGAACATTGATGACTTCAATGCTCGATTCCCAGAAGCTGGTTCATTGGGAAAGCAGGTCACCAACGGTGTGGCCGCTCGACAAGTCCCCGACCGACCTGGGAAGATACCGGTATATCCAGCAGCGCCATCGCCTTCAGTCTACCCCCCTGTGCCCAGTCGACCAGCACCAGCAGCGCCGCGCATGAGCTACACTGGTGTCAGCGACAGAGTTGTGTCTCACACAACGCCAACTACCAGATCGTCGAGCTCTTTGATCCCGTACATTCCAACAAAGTACCTCTCCTCCAATCTTCGCCTGCCGAGAACGGGCCTCGTCAACTTTGGCAGCACTTGTTACATGAATGCTACTCTCCAGGCGTTATCCGCGACCACACCGCTGTCCATCCTCTTTCTGGACGATCAATTCAAAAGTCTCGTGCAAAAGGACAACTGGAAAGGGAGTCGTGGGTTACTCCCTGACATTTACGCGAACACCGTGCGATCTTTGTGGAAGGGGGACATGAACTGCATCAAGCCGACCACACTGTTCAACTTTGTGGGACGACTCAATAGCATGTTCCGTGATCCTGGCCAACAGCAGGATGCACAAGAGTTCTTCAGCATGATTGTGGATGTGCTTCACGAGGACTTCAACGCAATGTGGGCACGCACACCGCTACGTGCCTTGACAGATCAGGAAGAACAGAAGCGCGAGCGGATGCCAAAGATCCATGTTGCAAAAACAGAGTGGGGTCGGTACACTCACCGTGAGAACTCGTTCCTCACTTCACTGTTCTACGGCCAGCAGTCCTCGAGGCTAAAGTGCCCGCAATGCGGTCTCACCAGCACTCAATACGATGCTTGGGCGCTTCTTCAGGTCGAAATACCTGACTGTCGCGAGGCCAACATCCAAGACTGCTTTCGCCAGCATTTCAAGGATGAACTACTTGACGAGGACAATCGGTGGACCTGTCCCAACTGCAAGGCACCGCGGCGTGCCTGGAAGAAACTCACCATGACTCGTGCGCCACCGTTCCTTGTTGTCGGGCTCAAGCGCTTCAAGACGAACCCCCGCACTGGCGACCAGAGGAAAATACACACTGCTGTGCGCTTCCCACTTGACGGGCTAGATATGGAAGAGTTCATGTTGCCGCAGCCGTCTCCTCAGGAGGCGCAAGCTATAGCAAGCACATATGGCGCCGAAGCACTGAAGACGGATGTGACACTTACACCACCTTATACGTACGACGCATATGCTGTAGTACGGCACATGGGCGAGTCGACACGAAGTGGTCATTACACTGCTGCAGTCCGAGATAAAGTCAGGAACTGCTGGCGTTATTTCAACGACACGAGTGCGCAGGACTTCGACCCGAGGACATTGAGCTCGTCGAAAGCTCTGGACAATGATCAGGCATACTTGGTATTCTACCAGAGGCGATCGCCGAATGAGGCCGCAACACCAAACAAGTTCTGA